DNA sequence from the Thermococcus sp. genome:
TTATTGTACCGAGTGAGCTTAGAGACCTGTTTAAGCTCAAGCCGGGCGACTATGTGAAAGTCCGCCTCGTTGGGGTCATTGAACCCGATGAGGAATGAGGTCATTTTCTCACCTCTTCTTCGTCTCCTCCCTGAGGAGCAGGCCGATTGGCAGGCTCAGGATTGCTCCGAACAGGAAGCCGAGGAGGAACAGGACGGGATCCATCTCCGCTCACCGCCTCCCCAGCAATTCTTTCCTGATGAAGTGCTCGACCATGCCGTATGATGAGAACCGTTGAGCCTTCTCCAGTGGAAGGAGAACCACCTTCCGGCCGTCGGTGAGCTCTCGCCTCACGGCGAGGCCTTTCTCGACCCGCCAGACGAGCCATTTTACTTTAGTCTTGACTATGTAGTAGGCCGGCACGCCGAGGTAGAAGGCGAGGTCTTCGAGGAACGTGTACTGCGGCTCATCAAAGATGGCGTAGCCGTCGTCCTCGCCGAGCTGGTACCTGCTTTTAACCTCAAGGAGAGCTAAGGGAATGCCGTTCTTGAAGTCCCAGAGGATCAGGTCGATGTCGAAGAGGCCTATCCTTGTTACCCCGTGCTTCCTCTTGACCTCCTCGAGGAGGTCGGAGAATTCTTCATGAGCGTCAAAGCCGTGGAGCTGGTTGATGATGGCCGAGAGGGTTCTCCTCCTCACGCGCCGGAGCTCCTGGCTGGTTGTGATGAGGTTCCTGCGGTCGCCTTCGGTCATGATGAATCACCTTGAGAGTCGAAGATTTCTTCGTCAGGGACCTCGTCGAAATAATTTTCACTCCCTGGAGCCGAAAGTTCCTTCGACTCCTGGCTGAGCCATTTCAGAAACTCAATGATGGCGTCTCCCTTCGCTTTGCTAATTTCGAATGTCCTGTTTTCGCTCCCATAGTTCAGGTGAACTTCATATCTGTGGGTTTTTGAGTTGTAGTAAAATGAGATCCTCTCAATGTTTTTCGGATCGATTTCAAATCCGTGCCAGCCAGCAGAAACGTAAATCATCGTGCCACCTCCTTTAACTGAGCACGATTCCCTCCGGGAAGGCTCTCCTGACCAGAGCCAGGGAGCTGGCCGGCACGTGGAGGACGAGTTTTATCGTCTTGTCCTCGAGCTGGATGTTAGCGACCTCGACCGGGATCAGGGTCCTGAGCTCTTCCACTTTTTCCAGAGCCAGGCTGAGATCCTTGAGCTTCTCCAGTTTGAAGTATGAGATTAGAAGCGGCATTGGTTTCACCCCTTTATCACCGCGTCGAGGGTTTTCTGTGTCGATGGCTTCTTCATGTAAGCTCTCAGTTCGTTTCTGAGGTCTTCACCGCGGAGGACGGGGAAAAGGCTCACTTCAGCGTTTTCTATGAGTCCCTGATGGTAGGCAAAGCTTAGTTCAATGACTTTTATCCTTGTTCCGGGCTGGAGTTCGCCTTTTTCCACCCTTGTGGTGTTCCAGAGGAAGAAGGTGACGACGGCTTCCTCAAAGTTTCTGTCGAGGAGGAGGTATTCTTCATCACCGACAACAGCGTAGAATTTTTTCATTTTCCCAGCCTCCCGTAGTACCTGCGGACTGAAAAACGGGAAAAAGGAAAACTCCGCCTGACCATTAGCCTTACCCGCTCCTCGGCCTTCTCCCGCGTCTTCTCGAAGATGATGAATTCGAGGGGTTCCTCGCCGGGTGGGATTATGGTCACGCGCCAAGGTTTCATGATGGGAGGACGGCCTCGCTTGGTCATTCTCCACCCTCCTCGCTCAGGAGTTTCAGCCTGCCTTTCCAGGATCGAACCTTGCCGTCCCTGATGTAGATCCAGCCGAGGTCCTTTGCAATGGGAAGGGTGTTTATCAGCTTCTCGAACTCCTCAAGGCCGTCGATTCCCTCCTCCCACGGCTGGTTTGGGTCGTCCACCGTCCAGATTTTGATGAGGTCCTCACCGAGTTCTGTGTCAAGGTGGATGGCGGAAACGTTGTTGAGGTTGTAGAGGTTGACGGTCCCGCTCTTCGAGTCCTCAATAACGAGCCAGCTCATGCATCATCCCTCCTTTGAGATGGGGTTTGAACGAATGAAAAGTTCGATGTGGCTCTCACTCCAGTCTCTAAGCCGTCTCGCAATTTCTGGTGGATAACCAAGTTCTCTTAGCTTCCTGTAGATTTCTCTCCCCTCTTCTTTGCTCCTCATTTCCTTGTACCAGATCGTGGCCATCATCTCACCACCCTTGTTCTGTGTTTGTTCCTTATAGGGACTGAACCAGAAATCTGGAGAATTCGGGAGAATTCTTCAGGTGGCACAAGCATTGCTCCCTCGTCCAGCACCCAGTCGGCTTCTCTGAGCTTTTTCAAAGCCTCCCGCAGGGGGAGTTTGCGGAGGTCGTAGATGGACACTACCTTCATGGCGGATCACCGTACTAAGATACCATAGTGGTACTTAAATACCTATCTTCAAGAAAAAGGTAGTATTATTGTCAAAATCTATGCTTATTCAACGGTTTGGTATCAAAATGGCAAAAGGCATAAATAGAATGTTGAATCACAAAATATGGTGGTGGCTATGGCGGAAGACATTACGCGTATTGAGTTAGAACACCCTATCCCTCTCGTGGTCAAGGTTATAAGTAATGGCCGTATCAGCATACCGAGAGATATAAGGGAGTTGCTTGAGGTTGAAGAAGGCGATTATTTGGTATTGGAAATAAGAGGAGTCGTCAAGACGGTAAATCATGATGTCAAGAAAATCGTGGCGGATACGGCTAAGTCGTGATTTTCTTTTTTAGTCGGGTTTGGTTTGTTTTTTGCGTTGTTCTTCCTGCAATAATTTTTCAAATTAGGAACATTTTTAATGTCCTCTTGCGAGGTGTTTATGATGGTAGGGGTGACTATCTCCAAAAGAACAACTTCAATCGCGGTACTGAATTTTATGGAGATAATCAGGAAATTAATTGGTGCTCTTCCAGCTACTGAGTTAATTGAAGATCTAGAGGTCCTCAGGATAGATGTTGACTCTGTTAGATCTCTCTTGAGCCAGATTCAGCAGAAACTTGAGAGGATTCCTCCTGAAGAGTTATTGAACAAGTTCTTAAGTGTGGTTCCTGATACTGCGAGTGAGGAAAGTTATAATGAGACCATTGAAAAGCTTGAGAGAGTGTACAAAGAACTGTTTCCGGTGGAGATTTCAATGATGGAGAGGTTTAGGGAATCCTCCACACCAGAGGTTAAGAAGCAGGTTTGGAACGAAGTTTACAGACCTATTGCTGTTAATCTTGCAGAGAGTTTTGCCGAGGAGAGTGCCAAGCTCTGGGATTATGCGTTTGATAATGAAGGCCTATCTGATGAAGAGATTGAGAAACTTGATTTAGTTAATAGCTGGCTGTTTCTACTTACCAAGGTTTTTGCGATTTCATCTCGGATGGAAGACAGTGAGAAAGCTGTTGAGTTGTCGAGATTTGGTGTTATTCTGTATCTTAGAGGAGTTAAAATTTTCAGGGAGCCTAATTTGAATGTGAATGAAGCTAAGGAAATGCTGAAACAGGATTTTAAGCTTATAGTCAGGAAAATTACGGCAGGCGTCGAGTTGAAGCCGTTCAATAGGAAAGGCTTTTAGCCTAAAAATTTATAAAGTTCATTGGGGGTTTTCGTCATGGTAAAATCGGGTGGAGTGTCCGGACACTCCAATGTGAAGGCGGAGGAGCAGGTCGGAGCGCGGCGGCGGAAGGCCAGGAAGCGCCTTTCCCCGCGTCTGCACATCACGCTACCGCCAGAGGTCTACAGGAAGGCCAAGGAGCGCTGGGATAACGTGAGCCGAGTGGTGGCTAGCCTGCTTGAAGTGGCTTTGTCTGAGGATTTGACGGTCGAGGAGGTCGTGACGGCGGTAACGCTCCTTAGGAGCGGCGCTTTGGTGGTAAATCCTCCTGCATATGCGGGGGTTGCCGAGCCTGGTCAAAGGCGGTGGACTCAAGATCCACTCCCGCAGGGGTTCCGGGGTTCAAATCCCCGCCCCCGCACCAGAGCCCTTTGCTGGAAAGCAAAGTCGAAACTTTTTAAACCCTTCCAGCAGGGGGTAAGCCAGCCTGAGTTGTACTTGGACTCCGGCTACGACTCCTCGTCGATGATCCGTCTCATCCACGTCCCCCGGAGGAACCATGCCAGGGCCACCAGTGCTGCTATGAAGTTGCTCATACCCATTCCGAAGAAAACTCCTCTGCTCGTGAATCCGAAGAGTCTCGCAAGGGGCACTGTGATACCGAGTACCGTCACCGCCCCAACGTAGCCGAAGAGGTAGCTCAGGGGTATTCTGAGTCCCCAGAGACGCAGCATACTTAGGAACATGCTCTTCTTTGTGTGTCCGGCCGAGCTGAAGGTTCTGGTGACAACCACGAACATTCCATTGAAGAAAGGCACGGATATTAAGAAGTACTTGAGGACGTACCAGCTCTGCGCTATCACGGCAGGATCGTTTAGAAAGACCTTGAATATAGGGACGCGCAGGAGCCCGATGATCATTATCGCGGAAGATGCAATGAGAAAGTTCACCACCATGGTTCGTTCGGCTATCCTTCTGGCCCTGTCGTAGTTTTCTGCCCCGACGTTCTGGGCTATCATGGTCCCCATTGCCATGCTGACCCCCCTGGAGATGCTGGTTATGAAGTTGACTAAGCGGGTGGTTATGGTGTAGGCGGCGTAGACCACGTCTCCGTAGCCGTAGATTATCCTCGTTAATACAACGAATCCGAAGCTGTTGGCGGACTGACCAACGGCGGATGGCAGCCCAACACGGAATATCCTACCGTAAAACTCGAAGTCCGGTTTCATGGTTTCCCTGGTTAGATGTAGGCCGCCTTTTCCGCTGGTAAGTATCCTTGCCCCGATGAGGGCTCCCGTTCCATTGGAAAGCACCGTTGCTATCGCGGCACCTTCGACGCCCAGACCAAGTATGAATATGAATATCGGATCGAGGATTATGTTCATGGCCACTGTGAGCATACTTATCTTAACCGGGGTTTTTGTGTCCCCTGACGCCCTCATGAGGGCGGAGAAGGCCATGAATGCAAAGGAGAGAGGAACCCCCGCGAACACAACCCGAGCGTAGGCCCTAGCGTAAGGGTAGACGTTGGGAGTGACCCTCATAAAGTGAAGGGCCTGAGGGAGTATGGCCAGGCTTATTATAGCGGTAATGGTTGAGAAGAGGAGCATGAGAGAGTAAAGGGCACCGGCTGAACGGTTGGCCTTTTCGTACTTTCCGGCCCCGATGTACTGCCCTACAAAGGCGAAGCCAGCCGTTGCGAACCCCATCCCGAGGGCCATGAGAGTTCCAATTATTGGCCAGCTGGTGCCTGGGGCGGCCAGCGCTTCTCTGCCGAGTTTCCCAAGCCAGAACGTGTCCGTTATATTGTAAAGAACCTGGACGAGGTTGCTTACTATCAGCGGGTATGCTAAGCGGAGGAGGGTCCTCTCTATCGGTCCGTTGAGTATCTCCTCCCTCACCTGCTGAAGTTTTCCACGTTCCATGGTCACCACGGTGAGACAACTGTCGAAACGCCCTTATAAAAACTTACCCATTGTCCTCTATGATGCGGCTCATCCAGCTTCCTGTTAAGAACCACGTGAGTGCCACTATGGCTCCTATGATGTTACTGAGTCCCATTCCCAGCCACAGACCAGCGGTGTCCTTTACCAAGATTCCAAGGCCGTAGCTCAGGGGGAGCCGTATTCCCCAGAGCCTTGCTATGCTTAGGAACATGCTCTTCTTCGTGTGCCCGGAGCTCTGGAAAACGTTGTTAACTGCCGAAAATATCCCAAAGAAAGGTAAGGATGCCGCGAAGTACTTCACTACCTTGGCGCTCTCAGCCGTTATCGCGGGGTCGTTGATGAAGAAATTGAATATTGGAACGCGGAAAAGGATGAAAAATAGGGTACCCACACCAAGTATCGTGAAATTTATGAGCATCGTCCTCTCCGCTATTGCCTTGGCTCTCCCGTAGAGCTTCGCCCCCACAGTCTGGCCGACCATCGTGCCCATGGCCATGCTTATCCCGTCCGAGAAGGCGAACATAAAGTTCGTGAGCCTGTTAGTTATACTGTAGGTTGCGAAGGCGACGTCGGCGTTACCGAACTGGCCGCCAAGGGTGAAGATGATCCTGGTTAAGATTACAAATCCCAGAGCGGTTGTGGAGGAGCCAACACTGGCAGGTATCCCCACGCGGAAGATGCGCTTGTAAAACCTCAGGTCGGGTTTAAGGCTCTCCGCAGTTAGATGTATGCCCACCTTCCCTCTGAAGAGTAGGTACCCGCCCACTACCGAGCCGAGGCTGTTGGAGAGCATCGTAGCGACCGCCGCACCGGTGACACCCAGCTCCGGGAATCCGGCCCATCCGAAGATGAAGAACGGGTCGAGAACGAGGTTCAAAAGAACCGTTGCTATGTTTATCTTTACGGGCGTTTTCGTGTCGCCTATGGCCCTGAGCAGGAAGTTAAAGGCGAAGAGAGTGAATGAGAAGGGTATCCCCGCGAATATAACCCTTGTGTAGTCAAGGGCGTAGGGGTACACGTTTCCGCTCACGTTCATGAAGTTGAGAAGGTAGGGAGCCGAAACCACACCAAAGAGACCGACCCCTATGGCAAAGAGCATCATGAGGGAATAGAGCGCTCCGGCGGCTCTGTTGGCCTTTTCGTACTCCTTTGCCCCGACGTACTGGCTCACGAAGGCGAAGCCAGCCGTTGCGAACCCCATCCCGAGGGACATGAAAAACCACACCAGCGGCCAGGCCGTCCCCGGAGCAGCCAGCTGCTCCCTGCCGAGTTTCCCAAGCCAGAACGTGTCAGTGAGGTTGTAGAGCACCTGAACGAGCCTGTTGATGATCAGCGGGTAGGCTAGCACGATGAGCGTTTTCACTATAGGCCCACTGATGATCTGGTCGCGCATTTTCTCTAGCTTCATTGAGATGGCTGTCGAAACGTTGGTATAAAAGGTTTATTGTGGATAAATGAACCAACTATTCATACAATCATCTAAGGATTTGGAAGGAATTGGGGGTTAAAAACGAAGTAGAGAAAAGAAGCCGAAAGGCTTCACTCTCTGAGGGCTTTTCTGGCGGCTTCGAGCATCATTCTCTGCTCCTCGCGGTAGACGGTCTTCCTGATGAGTTCAACGGCGTCCGGGTTGGCGCTGAGG
Encoded proteins:
- a CDS encoding AbrB/MazE/SpoVT family DNA-binding domain-containing protein; protein product: MAEDITRIELEHPIPLVVKVISNGRISIPRDIRELLEVEEGDYLVLEIRGVVKTVNHDVKKIVADTAKS
- a CDS encoding AbrB/MazE/SpoVT family DNA-binding domain-containing protein, which gives rise to MPKFRKFEEADWIARIDVKGRIIVPSELRDLFKLKPGDYVKVRLVGVIEPDEE
- a CDS encoding MATE family efflux transporter; its protein translation is MKLEKMRDQIISGPIVKTLIVLAYPLIINRLVQVLYNLTDTFWLGKLGREQLAAPGTAWPLVWFFMSLGMGFATAGFAFVSQYVGAKEYEKANRAAGALYSLMMLFAIGVGLFGVVSAPYLLNFMNVSGNVYPYALDYTRVIFAGIPFSFTLFAFNFLLRAIGDTKTPVKINIATVLLNLVLDPFFIFGWAGFPELGVTGAAVATMLSNSLGSVVGGYLLFRGKVGIHLTAESLKPDLRFYKRIFRVGIPASVGSSTTALGFVILTRIIFTLGGQFGNADVAFATYSITNRLTNFMFAFSDGISMAMGTMVGQTVGAKLYGRAKAIAERTMLINFTILGVGTLFFILFRVPIFNFFINDPAITAESAKVVKYFAASLPFFGIFSAVNNVFQSSGHTKKSMFLSIARLWGIRLPLSYGLGILVKDTAGLWLGMGLSNIIGAIVALTWFLTGSWMSRIIEDNG
- a CDS encoding MATE family efflux transporter, with product MERGKLQQVREEILNGPIERTLLRLAYPLIVSNLVQVLYNITDTFWLGKLGREALAAPGTSWPIIGTLMALGMGFATAGFAFVGQYIGAGKYEKANRSAGALYSLMLLFSTITAIISLAILPQALHFMRVTPNVYPYARAYARVVFAGVPLSFAFMAFSALMRASGDTKTPVKISMLTVAMNIILDPIFIFILGLGVEGAAIATVLSNGTGALIGARILTSGKGGLHLTRETMKPDFEFYGRIFRVGLPSAVGQSANSFGFVVLTRIIYGYGDVVYAAYTITTRLVNFITSISRGVSMAMGTMIAQNVGAENYDRARRIAERTMVVNFLIASSAIMIIGLLRVPIFKVFLNDPAVIAQSWYVLKYFLISVPFFNGMFVVVTRTFSSAGHTKKSMFLSMLRLWGLRIPLSYLFGYVGAVTVLGITVPLARLFGFTSRGVFFGMGMSNFIAALVALAWFLRGTWMRRIIDEES